Proteins from one Pseudarthrobacter sp. BIM B-2242 genomic window:
- a CDS encoding DUF2306 domain-containing protein, with product MNSATLTRSRPNPRFRWLVPAALIFLSLIPLIAGTVRLTELTGGHITPENVRFFDSPAPVLIHIPTVTVYLVLGAFQFAPSLRRGKPGRASWHKMAGRLLVPTGLLAALSGLWMAVFYDLPPIDGTLLLMFRLAFGSAMVVFIVLGFLAVRRRNYVRHSEWMSRAYAIGIAQGTIAVVTMPWIVLVGPVTELSRALLIGASWVLSLAVAEFFIYRRARGAAPRLRTVGPDSVAPPSGL from the coding sequence ATGAACTCTGCAACCCTTACCCGCTCCCGTCCAAACCCGCGGTTCCGGTGGCTGGTGCCCGCCGCCCTGATCTTCCTCAGCCTCATACCGCTCATCGCCGGGACAGTGCGCCTGACAGAGCTGACGGGAGGCCACATCACCCCGGAGAACGTGCGGTTCTTCGACTCGCCGGCCCCGGTACTGATTCATATTCCCACCGTCACCGTGTACCTGGTGCTGGGCGCGTTCCAATTCGCCCCCTCACTCCGGCGGGGCAAACCCGGCAGGGCCAGCTGGCACAAAATGGCTGGCCGCCTCCTTGTTCCCACCGGCCTGCTGGCTGCCCTGTCGGGTTTGTGGATGGCGGTCTTTTATGACTTGCCGCCCATCGACGGGACGCTCCTGCTGATGTTCCGGCTTGCCTTCGGCTCCGCCATGGTGGTGTTCATCGTCCTCGGGTTCCTCGCGGTACGGCGCCGGAATTATGTACGGCACAGCGAGTGGATGTCCCGCGCCTATGCCATCGGCATTGCCCAGGGAACCATTGCCGTGGTCACCATGCCGTGGATCGTCCTGGTGGGGCCCGTCACCGAACTGAGCCGTGCCCTGCTGATCGGGGCTTCCTGGGTCCTCAGTCTGGCGGTGGCCGAATTCTTCATCTATCGGCGGGCCCGCGGAGCTGCCCCAAGGCTCCGCACCGTGGGTCCGGACAGCGTTGCGCCGCCCTCAGGCCTCTGA
- a CDS encoding Nramp family divalent metal transporter, with protein MREQNKTITRSGTTEEQMATQQGNPPQETRKKHRTFVGYLALMGPAFVVGAWQFGPGNLTTAVQAGSRFDYSLVWVIAVSTVLMIFFTDMSVRLGIATPTSLITSIKEHLGKSVGLLAGFGVFGITLMFSVGNAVGSGLGLSLIFGGSPVLWTVVCTAAVGFVLAFKNVYGIVEKALLVIVVLMGIAFIASTVVAQPDWYRSMEGMVPQLPAGSEILIVALVGTNFSINAAFYTSYGIKEHRRTRADYRDITLVDTIPGIVAPGIMTALVIMVAAAVLGKTGAEAGTINALASIFTPLAGPVGAMLFALGLSGAAFSSMIANATAGGTMLSDALGRGAKAGSPTARIVTGIILAFGLIITLTFQSSPVGLIVIAQSLTVLIAPLLGVLIVIMANRRSVMGDLRNRWWHNLFGAIGLIAIIASSIRLITTLLG; from the coding sequence ATGCGCGAGCAGAATAAGACCATCACCCGCTCCGGAACTACGGAAGAACAGATGGCAACCCAGCAAGGAAACCCGCCCCAGGAGACTAGGAAAAAGCACCGTACTTTCGTGGGATACCTTGCCCTGATGGGCCCGGCCTTCGTGGTCGGAGCCTGGCAGTTCGGTCCCGGAAACCTCACCACCGCCGTGCAGGCCGGCAGCAGGTTCGACTACAGCCTTGTCTGGGTCATCGCCGTCTCCACTGTCCTGATGATTTTCTTCACTGACATGAGCGTCCGGCTCGGCATCGCCACGCCCACTTCATTGATCACCTCGATCAAGGAACACCTCGGGAAATCAGTGGGCCTCCTGGCCGGCTTCGGCGTCTTCGGCATCACGCTCATGTTCTCCGTCGGCAACGCGGTGGGATCCGGTCTGGGCCTGTCACTGATCTTCGGCGGCTCCCCGGTCCTGTGGACCGTCGTCTGTACCGCCGCTGTGGGGTTTGTCCTGGCCTTTAAGAACGTATACGGAATCGTCGAAAAGGCCCTCTTGGTCATCGTCGTCCTCATGGGCATCGCATTCATTGCCAGCACCGTTGTTGCCCAGCCCGACTGGTACCGGTCGATGGAAGGCATGGTCCCGCAGCTGCCCGCAGGAAGCGAAATCCTGATCGTGGCCCTCGTGGGCACCAACTTCTCCATCAATGCCGCCTTCTACACCTCCTACGGCATCAAGGAACACCGCCGCACCCGCGCCGACTACCGCGACATCACCCTCGTCGACACCATCCCCGGCATCGTCGCCCCCGGCATTATGACCGCCCTCGTCATCATGGTCGCCGCAGCAGTCCTCGGCAAAACCGGGGCCGAAGCAGGAACCATCAACGCCCTCGCATCCATTTTCACGCCGCTTGCCGGGCCTGTAGGCGCGATGCTCTTTGCCCTCGGCCTCTCGGGAGCCGCTTTCTCGTCCATGATCGCCAACGCCACAGCCGGCGGCACCATGCTCTCCGATGCCCTCGGACGTGGGGCCAAGGCGGGATCGCCTACAGCACGCATCGTCACCGGCATCATCCTGGCCTTCGGACTGATCATCACCCTGACCTTTCAATCGTCACCAGTCGGTTTGATCGTCATTGCCCAATCGCTCACAGTGCTCATCGCACCTCTGCTCGGTGTCCTGATCGTCATCATGGCCAACAGGCGATCCGTCATGGGCGATCTCCGCAACAGGTGGTGGCACAACCTCTTCGGAGCCATCGGACTCATCGCCATCATCGCCTCCTCCATCCGACTTATCACCACCCTGCTGGGCTGA
- a CDS encoding dihydrodipicolinate synthase family protein produces the protein MTIDLRGLVPAPVTPFNRDGSVDVDAIHRLGGWLASVEGVKGLVVLGHAGEGTFLTQDEQALVIREFKNAVNGEIPIIAGITGEGNTVAALEAKRAVEAGAEAGLVYPSHGWLRFGYQKGAPQTRYKEIYETSGLPLILFQYPDATKATYDLETQLEIAGQEGVFATKNGVRNMKRWDTEIPVLRETYPDLQILTCHDEYLLHTMFDVDGALVGYGGLAPEPLVELIAAGKAKDYSAARAIHDRLLPVTKNVYHRGSHMEGTVALKEGLVARGILEHATVRPPLLPLAEGAGEEIALALKSANLGNVTVSV, from the coding sequence ATGACCATCGATCTCCGCGGGCTTGTCCCCGCCCCCGTCACCCCGTTCAACCGCGACGGCAGCGTCGACGTGGATGCGATCCACCGCCTCGGCGGCTGGCTGGCCAGCGTCGAAGGCGTCAAGGGCCTGGTGGTCCTGGGCCACGCCGGTGAAGGCACGTTCCTGACCCAGGATGAGCAGGCGCTGGTGATCCGCGAGTTCAAGAACGCGGTCAACGGCGAGATCCCGATCATTGCCGGCATCACCGGTGAGGGCAATACGGTGGCGGCCCTCGAGGCTAAGCGTGCTGTTGAGGCCGGCGCCGAAGCCGGACTGGTCTACCCCTCCCACGGCTGGCTGCGCTTCGGCTACCAGAAGGGTGCACCCCAGACCCGTTACAAGGAAATCTACGAAACCTCCGGTCTGCCCCTGATCCTCTTTCAGTACCCTGATGCCACCAAGGCCACTTATGACCTGGAGACCCAACTCGAAATCGCCGGTCAGGAAGGCGTGTTCGCCACCAAGAACGGCGTCCGCAACATGAAGCGCTGGGACACCGAAATCCCGGTCCTGCGCGAAACCTACCCGGACCTGCAGATCCTCACCTGCCACGACGAATACCTGCTGCACACCATGTTCGACGTCGACGGCGCACTGGTGGGCTACGGCGGACTGGCTCCGGAACCGCTGGTGGAGCTGATCGCCGCAGGCAAGGCCAAGGACTACTCGGCGGCCCGTGCGATCCATGACCGCCTCCTGCCCGTCACCAAAAACGTCTACCACCGCGGATCCCACATGGAAGGCACGGTGGCCCTCAAGGAAGGCCTCGTCGCCCGGGGCATCCTGGAACACGCCACCGTCCGGCCCCCGCTGCTGCCCCTCGCGGAAGGCGCTGGTGAGGAGATCGCCCTCGCCCTGAAGTCAGCGAATCTGGGCAACGTCACCGTCAGCGTCTGA